The Thermoplasma sp. Kam2015 nucleotide sequence GAATTGAAATATATTATAGCTGCAGTTATGGATCCTGGGCCTGCCAGGAGGGGTGTACCTATGGGTGCTATTCCTATGGAGGTTCTCTCGATGCTCTCCTCTTTTTCTACAGGTGTGAGCTTGGTGGTCGAGGTTCTGCCCTGAAGCATATCGAACGCAACCTTGAAGAGCAAAACACCGCCTGCAACCTTGAAATCGTTGATATTTATCCCAAGAACCTCAAATATATAAATACCTATGAGCATGAAGCTGAACAGCATGAGGGCTTCTGACATTGTGGCATAACGTACGACCCTTTCAAAATCTTCTTGGGTGTATCCCTCTGTCACGGATACCAGTACAGGAAGCGCGCCTATTGGATTGACCATGGCGAAGAGCGCAATGAACACCGTGACAAGGTACAGTACTATGCTCATCCTTATTGCGGAGGTATTTTCTGCATAGATAAAATTATATTGATCAGGTTCTTCTCATACCGCTTTATCTATGAAAGATTGCTAAAAATATATATTGAAATAGGATTAAATATCCGTTGATAATAAGGGAAGAATGGTCAATTCTCACTTTTTGAAGAAAATAATATCTGTTGGTGAGAAAGATATAATGTCACGTTTGGTCGATTATACGGAGCTGGCTTACAAAGAGAGCGATATATTGATAGATATGCTGTCTAACCGCAATTCGCTTGTAGAAAAGAATGAGGAGATCAAGGAGATCGAGAAAGTTGGGGATGAGCTTGATATCTCTATAAGACAGGATGTAACCAAAGGTGCTATAAGCCCAACGCTCATGAACAGCATGTTACAGCTTGTGGAAAAATGCGATGATATTATAGATACTGGATATTTCATAAGCAGGGAGATAAAGAGGATGTTCCTAGACTATGCAGGTGGAATGGAAAAATGCATAAACCTAGTGACAAAGACATATTCCACCTTCATATCGATGCTTGAATACAATAAAGCGTCTCTTAAACATCTCAACCAGATGCTCACCGCTTCTGAAGACGAGAAGATCCGCGATGAAAGGATAGCAATAGAGAAGCTGGAGGAGAAGGTAGATGAACTCAAGGATGACACTTTTGATTACATATACAGGAACGCCGATGGCCTTCCGTATCTTGTATTTTCGCATCTGATAGATTTAACGCACAAAATAGATGATATGCTCGATGACTGTGAGGATGCAGCCGATCTCATAATAACGATAACAAGGTCGATAACCAGCTGATGCTAGCCATAGTCATATTCTCATTCCTGCTCGTCATACTCGTGGCAGGCAACAATTCGTCCGCTGTATCTGGGACCATAATAGGTTCCAAGATGATGAACAGGTACACCGCGCTGGCCATAACATCGGCAGGTTATGTGGCCGGATACCTTACTGAAGGAAGATTCCTTCAGCATGCAGTCGTGGAACTTCTTCCCTTCAGGCCGGAATATGTACTGTTTGCCATCATTGCTTCGTTCATCATATTCTCCATAGCCTTCTTTGTTAAGGTTCCGATATCACTCACCATGGCCCTTGTTGGTTCGGCTATTGGCCTCTCGTTGAAGCTGAGGTACACAGCTGACCTTTCTTTTCTGACAGAGATAATCATAGCCTGGATTGCTGCGCCCATAGTATCGATCGTGTTCTCGTATATCCTCAATGATAGACTGTCGCGGATGAAGCACAGAAACCTATGGTCCTATGCTGCAGGGATCAAGCTGATGCTTATCTTGACGGCAGTATTCACTGCATTCACCCTC carries:
- a CDS encoding MarC family protein; the encoded protein is MSIVLYLVTVFIALFAMVNPIGALPVLVSVTEGYTQEDFERVVRYATMSEALMLFSFMLIGIYIFEVLGININDFKVAGGVLLFKVAFDMLQGRTSTTKLTPVEKEESIERTSIGIAPIGTPLLAGPGSITAAIIYFNSYSVNVPEKIVVIIAVLLVVVLSYFILHFSSSIFKYLGKTGSLIISRIMGLLLAAIAVDFMVTGLAFIVKTIMGA
- a CDS encoding DUF47 family protein; translation: MVNSHFLKKIISVGEKDIMSRLVDYTELAYKESDILIDMLSNRNSLVEKNEEIKEIEKVGDELDISIRQDVTKGAISPTLMNSMLQLVEKCDDIIDTGYFISREIKRMFLDYAGGMEKCINLVTKTYSTFISMLEYNKASLKHLNQMLTASEDEKIRDERIAIEKLEEKVDELKDDTFDYIYRNADGLPYLVFSHLIDLTHKIDDMLDDCEDAADLIITITRSITS
- a CDS encoding inorganic phosphate transporter; translation: MLAIVIFSFLLVILVAGNNSSAVSGTIIGSKMMNRYTALAITSAGYVAGYLTEGRFLQHAVVELLPFRPEYVLFAIIASFIIFSIAFFVKVPISLTMALVGSAIGLSLKLRYTADLSFLTEIIIAWIAAPIVSIVFSYILNDRLSRMKHRNLWSYAAGIKLMLILTAVFTAFTLGANTIGFLGDISGTGALNEVLISIGSVIGTFFFSSGIIRSVSQNMYMMKYTNAFSSQLVSAIVVEISTILSIPMSNTQTLTSAVLGAGLSYKAKAIYLKPFFYIVIMWVLSPIIGMVFTYMLA